In the Telopea speciosissima isolate NSW1024214 ecotype Mountain lineage chromosome 6, Tspe_v1, whole genome shotgun sequence genome, GTGTTCCAGTAAGGACCTCTACAGCTCCCATCTTCACCATGGCCTGACCAAACAGGATAGTGAAATTAGACCCATTAGCTAGAGACATCACTGTAACCCTAGTTTGAGGATCCAATGCCAACTCTTGATCTATCTGTAGAATTCCTCTGTTTCTCAACAACTGCCCATAATATGAATTGTCAAACAGGTTTGTACTTAGCTGGTTCTGATCTAGACTAACTGTGTTGTCCTTCGTTGCATTCTGTGGGCAACTGAGCCTCAAAATTGAGACTAGGGAAGGGTCCATGGTCGGATCAGGCTTTCCTGTGTTCTGGAAATTGTAGAGACGATCCAAGATGAGTGAACAATGTGCAACTCCCACAGTGTGACCACCTAATTACAACATTAATAATACATAGAACTCTCTCAACATTAATTTGAACACATCAATTATGAAGTAGATATATAGGAAATTAAGGGTGGGAATTGAAGACATTTTAATCAAGTAGTTAGTTACCAAGCAGGAGAACCATGTCTGTAGGGCTAAGTCCCTTATTTCCAAATGCTGCAATGGCTTGAGAGATCGATGCTGAAGGGCTTGGGAGATTGACTTCACTGGCAAGTGATACTAAGCCATCCCTTCTCCCTGTTTGTACattgtatctctctcctccatcctGCAAATGTAAAATCCTATTAAAAAGTGGCAATTTCAGACCCCAAACCGCCTGAACCGGCATTGGTTGTTTTAGAATTTGGTTTACTAATCCCAGCCCGGATTAGACCATTTTAGAATATTTCTACTGGATTAGAGAGATGCATGGCACATTCCAACGTCCAAAGATCAACCCACCATAAGCGGTTTAGTATTGGATAATACTTGTTAAGCAAGTTTAATTTTGGACTGGGTCAGGGTTGGACCAACAATGTGAATCTGAGCAGCCCAAACCAACCCTCACCTAGACCCAGTTCTCATTCATGCGCCCACTATGAACTCGTTCTTTATTACTTTTTGTAGTTAAATGTCAAGGGCATTTCAGATCTTCGTACAATAGAGAGAGTAATTATGAGATCATAATGTGAGGAAGTCACAATTTCCTGTTGCAAGAAAAACTAAATAGTTACCAAGAAAACAGCATCACGAGCAGCCATAACGATAAGATCAGCACAAGAAACTAAACCGGGACAAGCTCTCTCCACAACAGCCTTTGCTTGATCGATGACATCGAATCCTCTCAAGCTTAGGTTGGGAAATGCAGTCTTCTCGGTCGTATTTCCATCTAAAAGGATCGATGCATCGCAACCCTTTTCATTGAACCAAAAATACACCATATATAAGCATTAATAAGGTTTAATTAACAAACTTAATTAATTAAGCATATAATAATAAGGGAGAAgtcattatatattatgtaccaATAATAGCACACAAAACTTGCTAATTAGTAATTACCACCCTTATACCCATGAGCACATATACATATATGCTTACCCTAACAAAGCAATCATGGAACTGCAAGCGAAGGAGAGCAGGAGCAATGGTTGGGTCCTTGATGAATTGTGTGGTGACGACATTTCCGACGATTTGTTCGACATCTCTGAATCCACATTTTCTGTTGTAAAACCCAACTTGCAGGTCACCAAAGCATAAGCCAATGAAGCTCATGAGTAGAATGAGCCCAAGAAGTGTAACTCCTGCCCTAGCCTTCATTTTTATGTTGGGGGTTAGTTGGGACTACTTCGCTTGATTTAATTTTGAGGTTTGAACTGAACTGAAATGAataggcagagagagagagagtagtgatggagaaaacaaaatctctctctctctttggtatTTATAGATGAGGAATTAGAGATTTGCCCAAGCGCTTGCAATACTAATACTAATTCATCATTGAGCTAgagtactactactactgcatGACTATTTCATATGCGTGTGTTGTGTTGTCCATGAACGTGAACCCCATGTAATggggaaattaaaaaaagaaacatcTAGCAACACTCCTTAATTAATGATCGTTGGATCAATTAGTTGTGATATTGATGAGATCATAGTCAGTGCATCTGATGGCTTGTAACAACATGGTCGGTTTGTTTGGTAAATAGGACCTGAGTGGTTGTCACATATATAGAATAGGCTTATCTTGTGGGCCCCATTGCATGTATATGACCTGAAGATTCTGAACCACTCATTTGCTGATCAAGGATTTactattttccatttttgttgttgttgacaTCATTAAGTACTAATGTTAGACCTTAATTAATATGAGAGATTTACTTGTTTTTCAATGCGAAAGGTGTTTAATTTGATATCTAAAGTCTAAACCTTTTTATTTAGTGGTATGTTTGGTCCGCTATATTGGTTCGATCGACAtcaattgaattgaaaaattaatAAGAGTTTGacaaattaattattttgaatGTTTGCAAACAATAAACTCGAACTGGATCGAAGTGAAGATCGTTGTTAATTAGGCTATTAATTGGTAATCACAAACAGTTCacaacaaaaagagaagaatattATTGAAGAACTTGTAAGTAATTAAGCAAAAGTAAGTTTATATCTAATCATCATGCATGGCTATTTTAATTTATAGTCTTCCAAAACTCACAACCTTACTCCAACGAATGGCTTCATGAGTTGTCTTCAATGGTTATGTTTTGTTTGTTAGAGAATGAATTTAAGTAATTTGACTTTTCcaaaagatctctctctctctaagtaATTTGACTTTTccaaaagatatatatatatatatatatatatatatatatatcttagtAGCTGCAAAGAATTGAAGATAAAAAATTGGAGAGTTTGAGGTCtgctttggtatgatttttatttcaattttatgtGGTGATTTTATTTCAGaatttgtttggtttggtttttgtaccttatttattttttgatcatcTCTTATCAAGGGGCTATGGGCCACTAGCCAGGGGGGAGAAAGGGGGAGAATAACAGATGTACATATCATATCCAATTAGGGGAGAGACAAACATGCGACCTCTCCCTGGactagaaatagaaatcaaatggagtAGAAACTTTGAAATAGTTGAGAAGTTATTTAacatttgaaattgaaattgatttcacctaattctctttattttttaatgagctcatggttaatttgatgggcaaagcaaaattttcatgttaaaaataaatcaCTACCATTATTCTCTTGATGGTCTTACCGTCGCCATCGCTACCAACACTATTGCCActgccactaccaccaccacctccacccccccccTTCCCGGCCCCATCCTcaccccaccccaccaccaccaccatcctctCCCAAAACAGATATAGATAATCTATTCttaaaaattgaactatcaaattgatttcttattcttgaataATTCAatttgatgcaaccaaaacaatctTAATTTCTTGACCCAAAATCTATGTTGACtaattcatgaaatcaatctgaaattgaaatagaattcataaaaatttatttttcataataACCAACTTCATAGTTGAGTTTTGATTTAAAGCtgtattttaattatggggaaaTAAACGTTGCCAGGCTGCATGGTGCTTGCACCAATGCGGTGCATCCAATAGGGGTGGAATTTTTCGGGTGGTgagggcggtcattttgccctctTGCGTCTGGGTGCATGCGCCACGCAGCCTAAcaatcttctttttcctttatcttatattttattttttatcacttATGTGATCCAACATGTCCTACTTGAATCAAATATAAACCTTGAAAAGTTACCACCATCATTCATTGACTAACTTGCTAAGCATACTAGCCAATTTATCTATATACTCAATTTATGTGGATTTCACACATAATTaaatttatcattttcatttatATTAGAATCAAACATCCTCAATATATTCCATGAATATGTTAAccttatgggagagggtttgcAACACGGATAGTGTACAATTTCATGCCTTAGAGGAGGGGCATTatgagaaaacaataaaaataaggggGGGGGTATATAAGGCATTTTATAGGGGTGGTACTACACTAATTAATCTGAGTCTTGTGAAGATTGTCTGCATGCAATTTTGAAATAAAACTGGCGTTGTACAAATCTTTTACCCATATAGCAATTCGTAGAtatcttttcaaaaatttgaatgTATTCTGTGATTTTGTCTAAACTCTTAAGCCGTAGACACATACTTGACACGTGTTCTCTGAATTTCTCCAAAGTCAATAGAATTAGCTATCATCTTTGCCGATTCCATAGAATCCAAAAAATCTTGTAACCATGTTGGCTTAACCCTTTACATTCATGATTGTAAATACGTGCGAAGGTTTAGATATCATATTAAACACCTTTTGCATTGAAAAACAAGTAAGaacccgcttgataaccttacgggaaacaatttttggtgtttttctgttCCGAGAAACGGGAAAACACCATAAAAAGTGCTTGATAACGGAGTGTTTTTGTTGAGTGTTTTTGGGAACagaaattgaaatttatggTCTGTGGAAGAATTTTGCTAGAACATCAAATACATGTTCTGACATTTCTGGGCTGAAATTTACAAAAGTATGCCTGATAAAAAAGGAGGAATTTTTGGACAAACACCTCACGATACACATCTCTCACTTCTCACTCGATGCTCCTTCAACCTGCAATTCGACCCGTCAACTGGGAAACCAGAGAGAGATGAAGGGAAAATCGTTCCCGATGAAGTTTCTTGCAATGAGTTGAATCTCACATGaccatctccatctccagcgACTGGACACAGTTTCCATGCCTCTTGCGATGTGAATCTCGTCTCATATCCAGCTACTGAAACCAGAGCTCAGATCTTGCATCTCCAGCTTCCTCTTGTGAATGAACTAGAGGAGAAATCTCATCTCCTGCTTCCTCTTGCGACTGAAACCAGAGGTGTTGTGGATCCTCACTGAACTTCTCAAACTTAGCAGGTAAtctcggtctctctctctctctctcatatggtCATACCATCTGATGAAACCCTATTCTAGAAAttccccctttctttctctttgttgcCTCTCCCAAACCCTCTTTTGTTGCTCCTATCTTTCACTGTTCTCTCTCCTATCGCTCTCCCTCTCGATCTCGAGTTTGTgcaaagagagatagaggaggatGAAAAAACAGGTGGTTCTTCACCAAGCTCATGTGGTTTTAACGGACATTGATGTCTTTATTTTGTTGATTTGAGGAATCTAAAGTTCGGAAATTGGGGTTTTGAATTCATTCATAGTAGCATTTTTGTCTTAAACAAGATATGTGAACATATTTTGCTTAATTATTGGAAGATGTGAATGATCTTTGTGTATGAATTTTCCACACACCCCTTACTCATTTGAAAACGTTTCCAGAACAAGTTTACCAAGCGGgacaaaaacggtttctcagcacagaaacagaaaaacctCTTCTGCTGTTTTTCAGCACTGAAACAACAATAAAGTTATCAAGCGGGTACTAAAACTCTCATACTAATTAAGATCCAACAGTAGTAATTAATGATGATGTCAcgaacaacaacaataatggAAAGTAGTAAATCTTTGACCAGCAAATGACTGGTTCAGAATCTTCAGGTCATATATATGCAATTGATCGAACAAGATAAGCCAATTCTATATATGTGACAACCAATCAGGTCTTACACTATCTATATATTATTAAACAAACCGTCCATTTTGTTACAAGCCATCAGATGCACTGACTATGATTTCATCAATATCACAACTAATTGATCCAACGGTCATTAAGGAGTGTTGCCAGatgtttgcttcttttttttcccattacATGGGTTCACGTTCATGGACAACTCATTGATGAATTAGTAGTAGTAATACAAGCGCTTGGGCAAATCTCTAATTCCTCATCTATAAATAccaaatgagagagagattttgttttctccatcactactctctctctctctctgtctattCATTTCAGTTcagttcaaacttcaaaattaaatcaagCTAAGTAGTCCCAACTAACCCCCAACATAAAAATGAAGGCTAGGGCAGGAGTTACACTTCTTGGGCTCATTCTACTCATGAGCTTCATTGGCTTATGCTTTGGTGACCTGCAAGTTGGGTTTTACAACAGAAAATGTGGATTCAGAGATGTCGAACAAATCGTCGGAAATGTCGTCACCACACAATTCATCAAGGACCCAACCATTGCTCCTGCTCTCCTTCGCTTGCAGTTCCATGATTGCTTTGTTAGGGTAAGCATATATGTATATGTGCTCATGGGTATAAGGGTGGTAATTACTAATTAGCAAGTTTTGTGTGCTATTATtggtacataatatataatgacTTCTCCCTTATTATTATATGCTTAATTAATTAAGTTTGTTAATTAAACCTTATTAATGCTTATATATGGTGTATTTTTGGTTCAATGAAAAGGGTTGCGATGCATCGATCCTTTTAGATGGAAATACGACCGAGAAGACTGCATTTCCCAACCTAAGCTTGAGAGGATTCGATGTCATCGATCAAGCAAAGGCTGTTGTGGAGAGAGCTTGTCCCGGTTTAGTTTCTTGTGCTGATCTTATCGTCATGGCTGCTCGTGATGCTGTTTTCTTGGTAACTATTTAGTTTTTCTTGCAACAGGAAATTGTGACTTCCTCACATTATGATCTCATAATTACTCTCTCTATTGTACGAAGATCTGAAATGCCCTTGACATTTAACTACAAAAAGTAATAAAAGAAGAGTTCATAGTGGGCGCATGAATGAGAACTGGGTCTAGGTGAGGGTTGGTTTGGGCTGCTCAGATTCACATTGTTGGTCCAACCCTGACCCGGTCCAAAATTAAACTTGCTTAACAAGTATTATCCAATACTAAACCGCTTATGGTGGGTTGATCTTTGGACTTTGGAATGTGCCATGCATCTCTCTAATCCAGTAGAAATATTCTAAAATGGTCTAATCTGGGCTGGGATTAGTAAACCAAATTCTAAAACAACCAATGCCGGTTCAGGCGGTTTGGGGTCTGAAATTGCCACTTTTTAATTGGATTTTACATTTGCaggatggaggagagagatacaatGTACAAACAGGGAGAAGGGATGGCTTAGTATCACTTGCCAGTGAAGTCAATCTCCCAAGCCCTTCAGCATCGATCTCTCAAGCCATTGCAGCATTTGGAAATAAGGGACTTAGCCCTACAGATATGGTTCTCCTGCTTGGTAACTAACTACTTGATTAAAATGTCTTCAATTCCCACCCTTAATTTCCTGTATATCTACTTCATAATTGATGTGTTCAAATCAATGTTGAGAGAGTTGTATGTATTATTAATGTTGTAATTAGGTGGTCACACCGTGGGAGTTGCACATTGTTCACTCATCTTGGATCGTCTCTACAATTTCCAGAACACAGGAAAGCCTGATCCGACCATGGACCCTTCCTTAGTCTCAAGTTTGAGGCTCATTTGCCCACAAAATGCAACGAAGGACAACACAGTTAGTCTAGATCAGAACCAGCTACGTACAAACCTGTTTGACAATTCATATTATGTGCAGTTGATGAGAAACAGAGGAATTCTACAGATAGACCAAGAGTTGGCATTGGATCCTCGAACTAGGGTTACAGTGATGTCTCTAGCTAATGGGTCTAATTTCACTACCCTGTTTGGTCAGGCTATGGTGAAGATGGGAGCTGTAGAGGTCCTTACTGGAACACAAGGTCAGATTAGGAAATCATGCCGGGCCATTAATACTGATCAAAATGGAGAAAGTAAAAATTGATTCCCAGTCCACGAGGCTCCCGGCTTTAATTCTGACCGaaatgaagaaggaagaaaagagcgTTTCAATGCACGAGGCTTTCACCATTAATACTCACTAAAACGAAGAAGGAAATTTCTGATTATGttggtattttttatttatttataattttgatCTACAATGTATTAATGAATGAGTTGTGcgatttgttttgaattttggtGAACATCAAGACCAGTTTATCTATTTGGAATAAAGATGGTTTGATCCATAAGAAGAACATTAATCTCTCTTTTATGTTTTCCTTTTCAAAAACATGGAACAAATTGACAAAGCGATCTTCCATCCTATTCTGAGATCCCTCCTTTTCGATAGTTTTTGAGTATTGGAAGAACAATTTTCAAACTTTGAGCGGTTTCTAATATCACCACCAAATTGTTTTAGTCCTACCATCGTTATAGAATCTTACAGGAATAAATGAAAGTCGCAGTCAGGGGTGTCCGCGGGTCAGGCCAGGCCAGAGCGGAGATTTCTAGGCCCAGTGTAGGGCTGAGCCAAGCCTAGGCTGAGACCTCAATTTGAGTCTGCCCGGCTTGGCCTGATCCTGTATTTATTATAATCAGGGGAATAGAACGCTACCTGGCCTTGTATGCGATCACGCCCAGACACAGAACTGCCTTTAGGCGTCTTGAAAAAATCCACCTTTTCATAGGGGCAAAGCAGTCATTTCCAGGTGCCCCAAGCCGATTCTGTGTCTAGGCAAGGTTGCCATGCTAAGCgcagcgttctttctccctcataattataaattaaaatagaGCCAACTTTTCCTTCAACCACAATCAAGGGAGATCGAGGCCTTCAAATGGTGTTGATAGGGTATCATGCAACAATGGGAGGGTAAATTCGATTGATTCCTAATCAAGTTGGATTGGTAAACCAAAAGACCAAGGGACCTTAACCTGCTTACACTGGCCTGAGGATGCCTACCACAACACTAATACTAAAGCCTGTAGATTATGCATTATAATCTCCACCCAAACAACATTGGGTGTACTTGAAAAAAGGCTAGATATCAGAACCAGAAACGTCGTCTACCAAGAACAGAAAGTCTTCAAAGGATCTGGCTAAATCTTCCCCCACTCAAACTGATCCACCACAAGGTTGAAGAAGCAATTTCATTACTATCTTCAATGCTAAAACCACATTGAAAATATTTGAATTAAAGCAAAGACGTTCTGCGTTATATGGGATGCTATGCTAGAGGATAACACAGCAGATGTgagctttaaaaaaaattcaaagttttaatgTCTGCACGGTTTGAGAGAGAAAAACAGTGGAGAAGAAACTTCAATAAAATAGTCTACAAAAACCTATCCTCATAAAAGGGGAACTGCTATTCTTCTGAAAATCCTCAAGAATTCTTAATCCTACTCAACCACAGCCAGCAGTTCACCTGCTCGACAAAAGCAATGCCTTCCATCTGATCCCAAATCCACCTGCATGCCATGGATGTAAAATAAGACCTCAAGACATGATAATGTGAAACTATGGTGTGCAATACATAAATCAAATAGGCATGCCTAGTTCAGAAGAAAATTTGTTTGGCACTAATTCTAGAAATTGCACTTGAGATGGTTGCTAGCCAAGCATCTTTCCAACTTAGTAATCAAAACACAATCTAGGCAATGTTATCTTGCCTAAGGTTCTAATAGGGTCAAAGAAATTGGGCTTTTGCACACAATCGGTTGCAAGATTTCAACTGTGTGGCATTTGGGCAGGTTCATTAAACAAGAGGACCGAATTGGACAATAACCTTCTCACAAATTGTACTTCAAACGGACCCTAAAAGCACTTAGATTGTGTCATTTCATAGAGCATAGGCAAGCAACGGGAGGACATCAAGGGGAGTGAGTCcctatattttttgggtgtccCATCCCCTGCATATAAATCACGGAGTTTTCTATTCAAGACCATAGATAGCACCTTACTAATATGCATGATAACACTACTCACCTCATATGCATTAATATCCGATAGAAGAACCTGCCAAAATGAAGTTCCATCTTattatagataaaaaaaaataataaagcgCTTGATTTAGAATTCTATTAATTTCTGATCAGTAGTTAGTCAACAGCCAAAATTGGGAATGCTTTGTAAGATGTCCGCAAGCAGACAACTACAAGAAATCACTCTCATGCTTGGCTGTTTGATTGTTTACCTTCTTTCCAGCCTCTACACTGCTCACTTCAGCACCAACAGACAAAACCTGTTCAAAAGAAATTAATGTGATTAAAGATCCTAGGCATCCATTGAAATGATTACTTTCTcccttttcctctctctttgtGGGGTGGGGTGGATGTAGGCATGTGTTTGTGTCTCACCTCACCCATCAGGTAGCGCTCAAATTTAACAGCTGATTTAGGCAATAACACTCCGCCAGCTGATTTCTGTACAGTTTTGGACAATTAACATGAAATTACAGGGATAATAAAGGCAAAGGAATAAATATCAATTAAATCAGAATTGATTATAACTtcgaaagaatttttttcctcCATTCAATACTAGAAAACTTTCATTTGAAAAGTTAAGAGTAGAAAGTGGATTCaaaaagaatattaaaaaaaagtagGGTGCGACCCCGGCAAAATATAGACACAAATTAGACCAAATCAGGCTGGGCTTGGCCAGGCTCAGGCTCACTTTGGATCAAAATCCATCAATTTTCCAACCCAGGCCAGCCAAATTGCACCTCCCAGAAATAAGACAACTACAAAAGCAAGTTGgtacacccaaaaaaatataggaacAAGACAAATGCAAAGGCAAACCCACAAGAAAATTCGTACGTATGATTAAATACAAAGATCCTAATGTATGGTGCCTCCTTTCTTCTGGTTCAACAATTGTTTAAATCACCTTTAAACACAGTTTTATCTAGCTCAGGAGTTCTTTTCCGGTTTTCCCCCTGATCTATAAACCccgaattaaaaaaaaagaggtgttACGTGTACTAACACTAACTATAGCATTAGTCTGAAAGCAGCCCACCGATACCCCAGCCTTAGTTAACAATCAAACACCAATCCAAGTTTGGGCTGTGGAACAACCTTAAGTTTGGAAAGGGCAAATCCAGCTACCACACTCAGATCTCTCAAAATGCCAATACAGTAGCACTATTGAAATCTTTATGAGCATGAGTTCGGTGACATACAACATTTCAATTTTATCAGTGAGGGAAAAAGGTTTAGACAAACAATCCACAGAAATTTGCCTAGTTCTTTCCAGTAATAAGCTCCATATGATGGAATGAAGAAGTATTTCCAAAGCAACCACCCTTTCAATCAGAAATCTCATTCCATCAAAAATCAGATCCTAGACCCCAATAGGTAACAATTTAACTACACAGTGGTGAgggaagacatgcatagcttaggccctgtatcaagtatgaccttgaatagagctgattggagggcaaggatccatgtagccgatcccatttagttgggtaagactgagttgttgttgctgttgttgtagTTTGAATGGTCCAGAAGGTCCAATATGTGCAGGTAAAACTAAATAAAATGTGATAATATAGTGTATATAGGGTTCATGAAATGATTCGGGTTAGTTTGTTAGAGGTCTAGGGTTCAAACCTTGGCAATATACATTTAAAATTACACTTTACCTCTGTGCTAGAAATTCATATACAACTTCAACATAACATTAATGGAGAGGGATCAACACGCTGCCCCTAATATTGGCATCATACACGCCTAGAGGGAGAGAGGAGTTTCAGTGGGAATCAATTCATATAGTTGGGGatgggggggggaggagaggggaGCATTTCATTAAATGAggaaagaggagggagagataGACTATGAGGGGTGCTTCTACATGCTCTATTGGCTACAAATTAACGGAGACAACGAGGAAGATATATGGTCAGGTACTTACTTTTATCTATCTTAATTAATTTCTCtcttctgtaatttttttttaaataaatggGAGCTCCTTTTCAATGTACTAGCAAAGGAGTTGAATCTTTACAAGTGTTCAGTGTGAATTCATAATTTATTTATACTTTATAATTTATATGCACTAATTGCcttccctctttatttataatttaaaatttatatgCAGGGAAGACTTCTTGTTGATAATGTTGTCCAAGGTGGTCAGGGAAGTTGTAACTCATCAATTGTTCCTGCTGCTGATGATGGTCAAGGGTCACCAATTCTGTGTTGTTTTTGAATTGACATAAGGGGATCAGCCCATTGGATGTATGACTTTCACATTGTCAGTGTCACTTCGTACGCAATTGCCTTTGGCCTCAAATCATAAACTGTCCACAGCCCCACATTTATGGTTATAATAACACATGGCTGCACGCATTTGGTATTGGTACCCTAATTCATGTATCGTCCATTTTGAATAATAAATGCATATCTTCAATTTATTACAATTCTCTATCTTAGCTTGAATTTTTCCAAGCTCAAAAAACAATCTTCTGGAGCTATCTCCACCTTAGCCCCCAATGGGTTCTCAACTGCTGCTAGCTCTAATCAAGTCCAAGAAATGCTTGAACTTGAGTACTAGAATATGATTGGTCATCAAGTCTGCCGGATTTTCTTCCATTGTGATCTTCACCGTGATACTTCCCCAAGAGATTATTTCTCAAATGAAGTGAACTTTGAcatcaatgtgcttggtcccCTCATGGTACATCTGATTTTTTATCAGATGTATGGCGCTCTGACTGTTGCGATACACAACAGTCTGATCTTGTTAGAAGCCAAGATCCCCAACCAAACCTCTCAACCATAAAGCTTCTATAGTAGACAAGGCAACTGTAGATTGTAATGTTGTCTTGCAGCTAATGAAGCAACCAAAAAGAGTTAAAACCTAACCTCTCAGATATCTTCTTCTGTCCGAATCGCAAACA is a window encoding:
- the LOC122665933 gene encoding peroxidase 60-like produces the protein MKARAGVTLLGLILLMSFIGLCFGDLQVGFYNRKCGFRDVEQIVGNVVTTQFIKDPTIAPALLRLQFHDCFVRGCDASILLDGNTTEKTAFPNLSLRGFDVIDQAKAVVERACPGLVSCADLIVMAARDAVFLDGGERYNVQTGRRDGLVSLASEVNLPSPSASISQAIAAFGNKGLSPTDMVLLLGGHTVGVAHCSLILDRLYNFQNTGKPDPTMDPSLVSILRLSCPQNATKDNTVSLDQNQLSTNLFDNSYYGQLLRNRGILQIDQELALDPQTRVTVMSLANGSNFTILFGQAMVKMGAVEVLTGTQGQIRKSCRAIITDQNGEGKNWFPVHEASRVNSDRNEEGRKERFNAQGFHH
- the LOC122665934 gene encoding peroxidase 60-like; the protein is MDPSLVSSLRLICPQNATKDNTVSLDQNQLRTNLFDNSYYVQLMRNRGILQIDQELALDPRTRVTVMSLANGSNFTTLFGQAMVKMGAVEVLTGTQGQIRKSCRAINTDQNGESKN
- the LOC122663652 gene encoding 10 kDa chaperonin 1, chloroplastic-like isoform X1; the encoded protein is MASAFITVAKPFSSNKAIPSFSSQRSPGLRKYALRINAAATKWEPTKVVPQADRVLIRLEELPEKSAGGVLLPKSAVKFERYLMGEVLSVGAEVSSVEAGKKVLLSDINAYEVDLGSDGRHCFCRAGELLAVVE